The following are from one region of the Gloeocapsopsis sp. IPPAS B-1203 genome:
- a CDS encoding ABC transporter substrate-binding protein, with the protein MTLSLLGCQPISNTQATSITRITFWHGVNPPSNRDVLQKLVDQFNQEHPNIQVESLYIGQAEQQLPKILAAVVGNAPPDLLWFNATLTGQLVELDAIRPLEEWLTALPVKNQLDPALFESMEYQGHIWSVPFGTNNTGVFYRPGLFQAAGITTLPKTWEELRQIARQLTRDTDGDKRIDQHGIFLPLGKGEFAVFLWLPFMWSAGGELVADTQQAAAVDLANNQGAIAALQFWQNLIADGSAVLSLPERGFEIDDFLAGRVAMQLTGPWTLGQLTSTGVDFGVFPLPVDQRRATGIGGENLFVFKSTPQREQAALQFTEFVLSEQFQTQWAIGTGYLPVNLKARENEQYKAFATEQPAVQVFLDQAQYGRSRPIFPGYSRVSENIGRALEAVLLRKSSPTESLQAAQQRLNLIFQ; encoded by the coding sequence TTGACGTTATCATTACTGGGATGTCAACCGATATCAAATACACAAGCAACCAGTATCACTAGAATAACATTTTGGCATGGTGTTAATCCGCCATCCAATCGAGACGTGCTACAAAAATTAGTCGATCAATTTAATCAAGAACATCCAAATATTCAAGTAGAATCACTTTACATTGGACAAGCCGAACAGCAATTACCCAAAATTTTGGCAGCAGTAGTCGGCAATGCACCACCAGATTTATTATGGTTCAACGCCACATTAACAGGTCAACTTGTAGAACTTGATGCGATTCGCCCTCTCGAAGAGTGGCTAACAGCATTACCCGTCAAAAATCAACTCGATCCAGCATTATTTGAATCAATGGAGTATCAAGGACACATTTGGTCAGTTCCTTTTGGGACAAATAATACAGGAGTATTTTATCGTCCTGGTTTATTTCAAGCTGCGGGAATTACAACATTACCCAAAACTTGGGAAGAATTGCGCCAAATTGCGCGTCAGTTAACTCGCGATACCGATGGTGACAAGCGGATCGATCAACACGGGATATTTTTACCTTTAGGTAAAGGCGAATTTGCGGTATTTTTGTGGCTACCGTTTATGTGGAGTGCAGGTGGCGAGTTAGTCGCGGATACTCAACAAGCCGCAGCCGTCGATTTAGCTAATAATCAAGGTGCGATCGCTGCGTTACAATTCTGGCAAAATCTCATCGCTGATGGTTCCGCCGTGTTGTCGTTACCCGAACGCGGTTTTGAAATTGATGATTTTCTGGCTGGTAGAGTCGCAATGCAGCTGACAGGACCTTGGACACTGGGACAACTCACAAGTACTGGTGTCGATTTTGGCGTGTTTCCTCTTCCAGTTGATCAGCGTCGCGCTACTGGAATTGGGGGCGAAAATTTATTTGTATTCAAATCCACACCACAACGCGAACAAGCCGCACTTCAGTTTACCGAATTTGTCTTAAGCGAACAATTTCAAACTCAATGGGCGATTGGTACAGGTTACTTACCCGTGAATCTCAAAGCGCGAGAAAATGAGCAATACAAAGCGTTTGCGACAGAACAGCCAGCGGTGCAAGTCTTTCTAGATCAAGCACAGTATGGGCGATCGCGTCCCATTTTTCCTGGATACAGTCGCGTCTCAGAAAATATTGGTCGGGCGCTAGAAGCTGTGTTACTACGCAAGAGTTCACCTACTGAATCCCTACAAGCCGCCCAGCAGCGATTAAACTTAATTTTTCAGTAA
- a CDS encoding ABC transporter substrate-binding protein — translation MFKRFWSFVFLFICGIIIFTGCIARQDSNNKFVTVTLSGWSNLQEKQLLQQVLNEFESLHPQIKVKYDAIADEYMDVLKTRLIGDTAADVFYLDALEAPGLIEPGVLEPLDSYVKPEFDIADFQPSLLAAFQQNGKTYGFPKDFSTLVLFYNKQAFAEAGLSQPPQTWKELREYAKKLTVDRNNNAGIDRYGFGITPELARQYFVIKAFGGQLTNTSEQAVFASPESLQGLQLIVDQYRQDQSSAQPSDAGTTSGGEIFGQGKAAMVIEGPWLIPYLDDTFPELEYATAEVPTIAGRKGTMAYTVAYVMNKKSQHKQEAWQLLAYLTGKEGMKAWTSTGVALPTRKSVTQELGYDRKPLYAPFIAGANYATVWQAGKNLPTILNNFNNQFISAMLGEQTLAVAMQQAQDTANREIELMQ, via the coding sequence ATGTTTAAAAGGTTTTGGTCATTTGTTTTTCTTTTCATCTGCGGAATCATTATATTTACTGGGTGTATTGCAAGGCAAGATAGCAACAATAAGTTTGTTACTGTAACTCTTAGTGGATGGAGTAATTTACAAGAGAAACAGCTTTTACAACAAGTATTAAATGAGTTTGAATCTTTGCATCCTCAGATTAAGGTTAAATATGATGCGATCGCTGATGAATATATGGATGTATTGAAAACTCGTTTGATTGGCGATACTGCAGCAGATGTTTTTTATCTTGATGCTTTAGAAGCACCTGGACTTATTGAACCTGGTGTATTAGAACCATTAGATAGTTATGTGAAACCGGAATTTGATATTGCCGACTTTCAACCTTCACTTCTTGCTGCTTTTCAACAAAATGGCAAAACTTATGGCTTTCCTAAAGACTTTTCTACACTTGTTTTGTTTTACAATAAGCAAGCCTTTGCTGAAGCTGGTTTATCACAACCACCGCAAACTTGGAAAGAATTGAGAGAGTATGCTAAAAAACTAACTGTCGATCGCAATAACAATGCTGGAATTGACCGCTATGGTTTCGGAATTACGCCAGAACTAGCACGACAGTATTTTGTCATTAAAGCTTTTGGTGGTCAGTTAACTAATACGTCAGAACAGGCTGTATTTGCTTCACCAGAAAGTTTACAAGGTTTACAATTAATCGTCGATCAGTATCGACAAGATCAATCATCTGCTCAACCTTCTGATGCTGGTACAACGTCAGGAGGCGAAATATTTGGTCAAGGTAAAGCTGCAATGGTTATTGAAGGACCGTGGTTGATTCCTTATTTAGATGACACGTTTCCAGAGCTTGAATATGCAACAGCAGAGGTACCAACAATTGCTGGAAGAAAAGGCACGATGGCTTATACTGTTGCTTATGTAATGAATAAGAAATCACAGCATAAACAAGAAGCATGGCAATTACTGGCTTATTTAACAGGAAAAGAGGGAATGAAAGCTTGGACAAGTACAGGAGTTGCATTACCAACTCGTAAATCTGTTACGCAAGAACTTGGTTACGATCGCAAGCCATTATATGCACCGTTTATTGCAGGTGCAAACTATGCAACTGTATGGCAAGCTGGTAAAAATTTACCAACGATTTTGAATAATTTTAACAATCAATTTATTAGTGCAATGTTAGGCGAACAAACCCTCGCAGTTGCTATGCAACAAGCTCAAGATACTGCAAATCGAGAAATTGAATTGATGCAGTAG
- a CDS encoding metal-sensitive transcriptional regulator translates to MNRSHRLAEDKLPITREEHSHSHDNHSVGDRLGDSSVHPHVHSEESLRSIVNRLSRIEGHIRGVKTMVQESRPCPEVLVQIAAVRGALDRVARMILDAHLSECITRAAQEGNIEVEMAELKAALDRFLP, encoded by the coding sequence ATGAATCGTTCTCATCGATTAGCAGAAGATAAATTGCCTATCACCAGGGAGGAACATTCCCATAGCCACGACAATCATAGCGTAGGCGATCGCCTTGGGGATTCGTCAGTGCATCCCCACGTCCACAGCGAGGAATCACTCAGAAGCATTGTGAATCGCTTGTCACGTATTGAAGGACACATTCGTGGTGTTAAAACCATGGTGCAGGAAAGTCGCCCGTGTCCAGAGGTACTAGTACAAATCGCTGCAGTACGGGGTGCCTTAGATCGAGTCGCCAGAATGATTTTAGACGCACATCTTAGTGAGTGTATTACAAGAGCTGCTCAAGAAGGAAACATCGAAGTAGAAATGGCAGAGTTAAAAGCTGCCTTAGATAGATTTTTGCCCTAA
- a CDS encoding transglycosylase SLT domain-containing protein: MLQRWKNRVPLAAGAGLCTMLVGVALLAANSDWLQLPQDNALQMSLDHPKSSVLPLVSLSPAARMVQLNAIAQLPPSQDRDRARYVLASDYLQNQQAESALQLLDGLEQSYSVLAAPIIYKRAQAYEVLGNTANAQATYQELLQRFPSHPVTVEALYILGKTTPQYWQRAIAQFPSHPRTIEITRSLLQQNPNQPQLMLLLAKHAYEQPGVVSVLDQLINKYSGQLQPQDWEAIASAYWENQVYSKAATAYRQAPRTALNVYRIGRSLQLSNKRTEAIAAYQQLLREFSTAPESSTALLNLVQITQDTKEALLYVDQIVKQFPQQAGAALAQKATILDNLGNKTSAAQTRQLLLEKYGSSDAAVEYRWKIALQKAANKDYQGAWQWAQPIPASNPKNILAPRAGFWIGKWALQLERQQEAKAAFEYVLSQFPQSYYAWRSATMLGLEVGNFNTVRQLNFEITPPQRAVLPAGSDTLKELYQLGQDTDAWALWRTEFQNDRQPTVSEQFTDGLLRTAIGQHLKGINLVSTLEDRELPQDQTEYQVLRQELTYWQARYPFPFFEEITTWSQKRQLNPFLVTALIRQESRFEPKIRSVAGAVGLMQVMPTTGEWIAQKIDLKEYNKENPQDNMRLGTWYLDHTHEQYDNNSMLAIASYNAGPGNVSKWLRTLNTRDPDEFVEAIPFEETRGYVRQVFGNYWNYLRLYNPEISQLVTKYSARQQSSLPQPPQ, encoded by the coding sequence ATGTTGCAGCGTTGGAAAAACCGAGTCCCTTTGGCTGCTGGTGCAGGATTATGTACCATGCTTGTTGGGGTAGCACTATTAGCCGCGAATAGTGATTGGTTGCAGTTGCCACAAGACAATGCACTGCAAATGAGTTTAGATCATCCAAAATCGTCGGTTCTTCCATTAGTGTCACTGTCACCTGCAGCACGAATGGTACAACTAAATGCGATCGCACAGTTACCGCCATCTCAAGATCGCGATCGCGCCCGCTATGTGTTAGCAAGTGACTATCTGCAAAATCAGCAAGCTGAAAGTGCCTTGCAACTACTCGATGGGTTGGAACAAAGTTATTCTGTATTAGCCGCACCGATCATTTACAAACGCGCACAAGCTTACGAAGTTCTCGGTAACACGGCAAACGCACAAGCAACATATCAAGAATTACTGCAGCGATTTCCCTCGCATCCGGTTACAGTCGAAGCATTGTATATCTTGGGAAAAACAACACCGCAATATTGGCAAAGGGCGATCGCGCAATTTCCCTCACATCCCCGCACGATTGAAATCACGCGTTCATTACTGCAACAAAATCCAAATCAACCGCAGTTAATGCTGCTACTGGCAAAACACGCTTACGAACAGCCAGGAGTTGTTTCAGTGTTAGATCAACTCATAAATAAATACTCAGGACAATTACAGCCGCAAGATTGGGAAGCGATCGCCAGTGCCTATTGGGAAAACCAAGTTTACTCGAAAGCAGCAACAGCTTATCGACAAGCACCGCGTACAGCGTTGAATGTCTATCGCATTGGTCGAAGTCTTCAACTGAGTAACAAACGTACTGAGGCGATCGCTGCTTATCAACAACTGCTGCGCGAGTTTTCGACTGCGCCAGAAAGTAGTACAGCTTTATTAAATTTGGTACAAATTACCCAAGATACAAAAGAAGCTTTACTATATGTCGATCAGATTGTCAAGCAATTTCCTCAACAAGCAGGGGCAGCTTTAGCTCAAAAAGCGACGATTCTCGACAACTTAGGCAATAAAACATCTGCTGCGCAAACGCGACAACTATTGTTAGAAAAATATGGTAGTTCAGATGCTGCTGTTGAGTACCGCTGGAAAATTGCACTGCAAAAAGCTGCAAATAAAGATTACCAAGGAGCATGGCAATGGGCGCAACCGATTCCTGCAAGTAACCCAAAAAATATTTTGGCTCCTCGTGCTGGATTTTGGATCGGTAAATGGGCGCTGCAATTAGAAAGACAACAAGAAGCGAAAGCTGCGTTTGAATATGTATTAAGTCAATTTCCCCAATCGTATTATGCTTGGCGATCGGCAACCATGCTGGGGTTAGAAGTTGGTAACTTTAACACTGTCCGCCAACTCAATTTTGAGATTACACCACCACAACGTGCTGTGCTTCCAGCCGGATCGGATACCTTAAAAGAACTCTATCAATTAGGGCAAGATACTGATGCTTGGGCGTTGTGGCGCACGGAATTTCAGAACGATCGCCAACCCACTGTATCTGAACAATTTACTGATGGATTGCTGCGAACTGCGATTGGTCAACATTTGAAAGGAATCAATTTGGTTTCGACTTTAGAAGATCGCGAATTGCCTCAAGATCAAACAGAGTATCAAGTACTGCGACAAGAGTTAACTTATTGGCAAGCACGTTATCCATTTCCCTTCTTTGAGGAAATTACAACTTGGTCGCAAAAGCGTCAACTCAATCCATTCTTGGTGACAGCACTCATTCGCCAAGAGTCGCGTTTTGAGCCAAAAATTCGTTCTGTTGCGGGTGCTGTAGGTTTAATGCAAGTGATGCCGACTACAGGAGAATGGATTGCGCAGAAGATTGATTTGAAGGAGTACAACAAAGAAAATCCCCAAGACAATATGCGCTTGGGTACGTGGTATTTAGATCACACACACGAACAATATGACAATAATTCAATGTTGGCGATCGCCAGTTACAACGCCGGTCCAGGAAATGTTTCTAAATGGTTAAGAACTCTAAATACCAGAGATCCTGATGAATTTGTTGAAGCTATTCCTTTTGAAGAAACTCGAGGCTACGTTAGACAGGTATTTGGTAATTACTGGAATTATCTGCGATTATATAATCCAGAAATCTCTCAATTGGTTACAAAATACTCTGCGCGTCAACAGTCTTCTTTACCGCAACCACCACAATAA
- a CDS encoding TIGR04283 family arsenosugar biosynthesis glycosyltransferase codes for MILTKTPQRISIIIPVLNEVGMIQKILTSTQSSTNVEVIVVDGGSIDGTLEFVQSLGIQVLSAPKGRACQMNMGATAATGDILLFLHSDTRLPPHFDMMIRAALNPLQSCRKIPIAGAFALQIDAPLRSLRLIERGVSLRSHFLQMPYGDQAIFLKAEIFHQFGGFPKLPIMEDFELIRRLKCRGYIAIIPVPVVTSARRWLKQGVLKTTLINQIVTLGYLLGISPQKLVFWYYHQSQLSLRQLFKSVPKLISSINFLKQ; via the coding sequence GTGATTTTAACAAAAACACCTCAAAGAATTTCAATTATCATTCCGGTTCTTAATGAGGTGGGAATGATTCAAAAAATACTAACAAGTACCCAATCAAGTACCAATGTAGAAGTGATTGTTGTTGATGGTGGTTCTATCGACGGTACGCTTGAGTTCGTTCAGTCGTTGGGTATTCAAGTATTATCAGCCCCTAAAGGTCGTGCTTGTCAAATGAATATGGGTGCTACCGCAGCAACAGGTGACATTCTGTTATTTTTGCATAGTGATACCCGTTTACCTCCTCATTTTGACATGATGATTCGTGCTGCACTAAATCCATTACAGAGTTGTAGAAAAATTCCTATTGCAGGTGCGTTTGCATTACAAATTGATGCACCTTTGAGAAGTCTGCGGTTAATTGAGCGGGGTGTAAGTTTGCGATCGCACTTTTTACAAATGCCTTATGGCGATCAAGCCATTTTTCTCAAAGCCGAAATTTTTCACCAGTTTGGTGGCTTTCCAAAGTTACCAATTATGGAAGATTTTGAACTGATACGTCGGTTAAAATGCAGAGGATATATTGCAATTATTCCTGTACCTGTAGTCACCTCAGCACGTCGGTGGTTGAAACAAGGAGTTTTGAAAACAACACTGATTAATCAAATTGTGACTCTTGGATATTTACTTGGGATTTCACCTCAAAAACTTGTTTTCTGGTATTACCATCAATCGCAATTATCTCTACGTCAGTTGTTTAAGTCAGTTCCTAAACTGATATCAAGTATCAATTTTCTCAAACAGTAA
- a CDS encoding TVP38/TMEM64 family protein, whose translation MKNSRLRLNRLFRLTILTLATFGIALVTANSALAQNANGVTFNPQGWLQNALEWIDSLGTVGAIAFILLYIVATVAFLPGSILTLGAGVVFGVFLGSFYVFIGATLGATAAFLVGRYLARGWVANKIEGNKKFRAIDQAVGREGLKIVLLTRLSPIFPFNLLNYTYGVTGVSLKDYFIGSVGMIPGTIMYVYIGSLAGNIATIGTEAQPDNLAVQWTIRILGFIATVAVTLYVTKLARRALEEQVLEPTHQETEVNLNESKC comes from the coding sequence ATGAAAAATAGTCGTCTTAGATTAAATAGGCTATTTCGATTAACTATCTTGACACTGGCTACCTTTGGCATTGCCCTTGTTACTGCCAATTCAGCTTTGGCACAAAACGCCAATGGAGTTACGTTTAATCCTCAAGGATGGTTGCAAAATGCCTTGGAGTGGATTGATAGTCTTGGTACAGTTGGCGCGATCGCATTTATCCTTCTCTACATCGTTGCAACTGTCGCTTTTTTACCAGGTTCGATTCTTACGCTTGGTGCTGGTGTTGTTTTTGGTGTCTTTTTAGGTTCATTCTACGTTTTTATTGGTGCAACGTTAGGAGCGACAGCGGCTTTTCTCGTCGGGCGTTATTTAGCACGGGGATGGGTTGCTAATAAAATTGAGGGTAACAAAAAATTTCGGGCGATTGACCAAGCTGTTGGCAGAGAAGGACTCAAAATTGTTCTCTTAACGCGACTTTCTCCGATCTTTCCCTTTAATTTGTTGAATTACACTTATGGCGTCACAGGAGTTTCTTTAAAGGACTACTTTATCGGTTCAGTAGGAATGATTCCTGGCACAATTATGTACGTTTATATCGGTTCTTTAGCTGGGAATATTGCCACAATTGGCACTGAAGCTCAACCTGATAATCTTGCTGTGCAATGGACGATTCGGATCTTAGGATTTATCGCTACAGTAGCCGTCACGCTGTATGTAACTAAATTAGCTCGTAGGGCTTTAGAAGAGCAAGTTTTGGAGCCTACACACCAGGAAACTGAAGTGAATTTAAATGAGTCAAAATGTTGA
- the mreD gene encoding rod shape-determining protein MreD, whose translation MNRISLRHLYKRQAINWLVTVGSVLLCLLLSPMRLPGMELAGIAPNWLLIWVVAWSIKRTAVQGAIAGVIVGLLQDGMTAPVPSHALSLALVGIVTARLHKQRYLQEDFISVALIVFVMAAFTEIMIAAQFSIWSAAIAGKYTATVSHFGKIWTYYQRVALASAIVSSLWAPVVYYPLNRWWTKMKD comes from the coding sequence TTGAACCGTATTTCTCTAAGGCATTTGTACAAACGTCAGGCGATCAATTGGCTTGTAACTGTTGGTTCAGTTTTGTTGTGCTTACTGCTATCACCAATGCGCTTACCTGGAATGGAATTAGCGGGGATTGCTCCTAATTGGCTATTAATCTGGGTTGTTGCTTGGAGCATTAAGCGTACAGCTGTTCAGGGAGCGATCGCCGGAGTTATTGTTGGTTTACTGCAAGATGGTATGACAGCACCTGTTCCCTCACATGCTCTGAGTTTGGCTTTAGTAGGAATTGTGACAGCTCGCTTACATAAGCAGCGCTATCTTCAGGAAGACTTTATTTCGGTTGCTTTGATTGTCTTTGTGATGGCAGCATTCACTGAAATAATGATCGCAGCTCAATTTAGCATCTGGAGTGCGGCGATCGCAGGAAAATACACTGCGACAGTCAGTCATTTTGGCAAAATCTGGACATACTACCAGCGTGTTGCCTTAGCTTCTGCGATTGTGAGTAGCCTATGGGCACCAGTGGTATACTACCCCCTAAATCGTTGGTGGACAAAAATGAAAGATTGA
- the mreC gene encoding rod shape-determining protein MreC, translating into MYIIRRWWERYALTLVLVSLSFGTAWAIRHTQGAVVVEVYQVLTRPFQSSSNQDIYLYDARVQELETRIVELENKNQQLEELLGYVNQINNNEKDSTQQAITVPVIGRSADQWWQQVTLGRGSQAGIQVGDIVTAPGGLVGRVTSVSPHTSRVLLISDPTSQFGVTISRSRFMGFLRGQSANYAVMQFFDKVPDVRPGDAIATSPYSQIFPAGIPVGIVESIDLKKSPAPEAVIALSAPMPHLEWVVVSTKKKPGIENQRPKLSADL; encoded by the coding sequence ATGTATATCATTCGTCGCTGGTGGGAGCGCTATGCTCTAACACTAGTGCTGGTAAGTTTGTCTTTCGGTACTGCCTGGGCAATTCGCCATACTCAGGGAGCAGTTGTTGTTGAAGTTTATCAAGTATTGACACGTCCATTTCAGTCTAGTTCCAATCAAGACATATACCTATACGATGCCAGAGTGCAAGAACTGGAAACACGCATAGTAGAACTAGAAAATAAAAACCAACAGCTTGAAGAGTTGTTGGGATATGTCAATCAGATTAATAACAATGAAAAAGATTCAACGCAGCAGGCAATTACAGTGCCAGTTATTGGTCGCAGTGCAGATCAGTGGTGGCAACAAGTCACTTTAGGACGCGGCAGTCAAGCAGGAATTCAAGTTGGTGATATTGTAACTGCTCCTGGTGGACTAGTTGGTAGAGTTACCAGTGTCTCTCCTCACACAAGCCGTGTATTGCTAATTAGCGATCCGACAAGTCAATTTGGTGTCACAATTAGCCGTAGCCGCTTTATGGGGTTCTTGCGCGGGCAATCTGCAAATTATGCTGTCATGCAGTTTTTTGATAAAGTTCCTGATGTACGTCCAGGAGATGCGATCGCAACATCGCCTTATAGCCAAATTTTTCCCGCAGGTATACCTGTAGGAATTGTCGAATCAATCGACCTCAAAAAAAGTCCAGCTCCAGAAGCGGTAATTGCCCTTTCTGCACCAATGCCTCATCTAGAATGGGTCGTTGTTTCAACGAAGAAGAAACCAGGAATCGAAAATCAGAGACCAAAGCTATCTGCTGACCTTTGA
- a CDS encoding rod shape-determining protein gives MGIDLGTANTLVYVSGKGIVLQEPSVIAIDKNGKMPPAVGEEAKRMMGRTPGNVTVTRPLRDGVIADFDTAELMLKHFIQRVHEGRIVSPRMVIGIPTGVTGVERRALMDAATQAGARDVFLIEEPIAAAIGAGIPVTEAVGNMIIDIGGGTTEVAVLSLFGTVVSESVRVAGDELNEAIVQYMKKIYNLVIGERTAEEIKIRIGSAYPMRNDEENVMEVRGLHLLSGLPRTVTIKEPEIRESMSEPLSTIIEAVKRTLERTPPELAADIVDRGIVLAGGGALLKGIDTLISHETGIATHIAADPLSCVVLGTGRVLEKFKQMEPVFSARSRTI, from the coding sequence ATGGGTATTGACCTTGGTACTGCCAATACCCTGGTATATGTATCTGGTAAAGGCATTGTCTTACAAGAGCCTTCTGTGATTGCAATTGACAAAAATGGCAAAATGCCTCCAGCAGTGGGTGAAGAAGCTAAACGCATGATGGGTCGTACACCTGGAAATGTGACTGTAACGCGCCCTTTACGCGATGGTGTCATTGCTGATTTTGATACGGCTGAACTGATGCTTAAGCATTTTATTCAACGCGTACATGAAGGTCGCATTGTCTCCCCGCGCATGGTTATTGGGATTCCTACAGGTGTCACAGGTGTAGAACGACGCGCGCTGATGGATGCAGCTACTCAAGCAGGTGCTAGAGATGTGTTTTTGATTGAAGAACCTATAGCGGCTGCAATTGGTGCTGGAATTCCTGTCACGGAGGCGGTTGGTAACATGATTATCGATATTGGTGGAGGAACAACTGAAGTCGCGGTGTTAAGTCTTTTTGGCACAGTTGTGAGTGAATCAGTACGAGTTGCTGGAGATGAACTCAATGAAGCGATCGTGCAGTACATGAAGAAAATCTACAACTTGGTCATTGGCGAACGTACTGCCGAAGAAATTAAAATTCGGATTGGTTCGGCATATCCTATGCGGAATGACGAAGAAAATGTCATGGAGGTACGCGGGTTGCACTTGCTATCGGGTTTACCACGCACTGTGACAATTAAAGAACCCGAAATTCGCGAAAGTATGTCAGAACCATTGTCCACGATTATTGAAGCAGTGAAGCGAACGCTCGAACGAACACCTCCAGAACTTGCTGCTGATATTGTTGATCGTGGAATAGTTCTCGCCGGTGGTGGTGCTTTACTCAAAGGGATAGATACATTAATTAGCCATGAAACAGGTATTGCTACTCATATTGCAGCTGATCCCTTAAGCTGTGTTGTCTTAGGCACAGGTCGCGTTTTAGAAAAATTTAAACAAATGGAACCTGTATTTAGTGCGCGATCGCGTACGATCTAA